CTTAGTTGCTTTTATATCTAATGACAATTCTTCAAAGTCATAGTTATTAACTTTAGTAACTAGGGGAATTGAGCTAGTCTTTTTTAATAATTTTAAGATATCTCTACCTTTATCATTAAAGCCTAAAATTCTAGCATACTTTGGAGGCGATTTTCTTAAAACTTCTGTATTATAACAGTCGAAGCCAATGAAGTACTGAGTGAGTATCCTTGATATGCGAGAATAGGTATATCGTTTATTTTTTATCAATCTCATCAAAGAGCCCATATCATAAGAGTTTAGCATAGAATTATAGATCTTATTTTCAATACCTTCTGACACATCAGGTAAATGCCTAAAAGAGTCCTTACTTGTTAAAGCTTTATATTTTATATAATCAAAAATGTAATCCACATAAGTAAGATTATCTATATTTTCAATTATCATTTCAAAAGACTTTTCTGGCAGCGTATCTTTTATAAATTCAATATTTTCTTTACTCTTAAGTGAATTTCGTATTGCAGAGGCGCTGGAAACAGCTTTAAGCTCTAAATCGTTGTAATCATTTCCTAGTCGCTGTATAGTATAGGGCACTATATTGCTTTTAAGTTTTATTAAACTTTTACAATATTCAACTCCTAATATGTTATTAGCTGATGATAAAACATTGTGTTTTGTTTCTTTACCTGATAAAGACAAATATTCCCTTAATGCGTTTGTTCTTGCTAGAGGAAAAGAAAGTCCTTTGTCTAAATATGTTTTTAAAAAGGTTTTATACTCATTTGGCTCATCATTAAGTATTTTAGAAATTAAATTTATATCTTCTATTTCGCCACTTTCACTTCCAAAGCAAATATTTGAAATGCAGCCTAAGGAATTAAGAAGGCTTACAGCTCCGAAGGCAAAAAATTCAGCTGAAGATACAGCATATATGCAGGGAAGTTCTATTATAAGATCCACACCTGACTGAAGAGCACTTTTAGCTCTAGACCACTTATCTATTATTGCTGGTTCACCCCTTTGAACAAAATTTCCGCTCATAACACAAACGACAACATCGCTGTTGCAAATTTCTCTAGTTTTAGTCAAATGATGGATGTGTCCACTATGCATTGGATTGTATTCAGCAATTATTCCAGTAATATTCAAACTTACCACCTCAAAACGATTATACAGTATTTTCAATGCTTAATAAATGCAAACCTAGATGTAATCTTAAAAAATAAAGAGGATATTGAGTTTTAAAGTATAAAATTCCAAAATTATCATTGTTTTAAAATCAATATAAAAAAAAAAGATGTTGCAAAAATAATAAAAGTTGTGTTATAAAGTATGTATAGTAAAATGTATTCGATTTAATTTTTTAAGTCAATATATTATTGGCATTACGAAGGGAGAAAATACAATGGATTTAATGGAAAGCATATGGGAGTGTGCTAAAGGAGATAAAAAAAGAATAGTATTAGCAGAAGGTGAAGAAAAAAGAAACCTAATTGCTGCAGATAAAATAATTAAAGAAGGTTTAGCAGAGATTGTTCTTGTAGGTAATGAAGAAAATATAAAAGCAAATGCAAGTGCATTAAACCTTGATATATCAAAAGCTGAAATAATGGACCCAGAGAAATCTAATAAAACAGAAAAATATGCTAGAGATTTTTATGAACTTAGAAAACATAAGGGAATGACTATTGAAAAAGCTGAAAAAATGGTAAGAGATCCTCTATATTTCGCAACTATGGCTTTGAAAAATGACTATGTTGATGGAATGGTTTCAGGAGCTGTTCATACAACAGGAGATTTATTAAGACCAGGTCTTCAAATAATAAAAACTGCACCAGGAGTAAAAATAGTTTCTGGTTTTTTTGTCATGATAATACCTGATTGCGATTATGGTGAAGAGGGACTTCTTTTATTTGCAGATTGTGCTGTAAATCCTAATCCATCATCAGATGAACTTGCAGACATAGCAATAACTACAGCTGAAACAGCTAGAAAATTATGTAAACTTGAACCTAAAGTTGCAATGCTTTCATTCTCAACTATGGGAAGTGCAAAAGGAGAAATGGTTGATAAGGTTAGAAATGCAGTTGAAACTACTAAGAAATTTAGACCTGATCTTGCTATTGATGGAGAACTTCAACTTGATGCAGCAATAGAAAAAGAAGTAGCAGCGTTAAAAGCACCTTCTAGCAATGTTGCAGGAAAGGCAAATGTTCTTGTATTCCCTGATCTTCAAACAGGAAACATTGGGTACAAGCTTGTTCAAAGATTTGCAAAAGCAAAAGCAATAGGACCTATATGTCAAGGATTTGCAAAACCTATTAACGATTTATCAAGAGGATGTAGTGCAGATGATATCGTAAATGTTGTTGCAGTAACTGTAGTTCAAGCACAAAGAGGAATATAAGGAGGATTTTTATGAAAAATTTAGTTATTAATTGCGGTAGTTCATCAATAAAATATCAATTTATTGATATGGCAGATGAATCCGTACTTGCTAAGGGTTTAGTTGAAAGAATTGGAATAAAGGGTTCTGTAATAACTCACAAGGTAAATGGAAAAAAGTATGTTACAGAAACACCAATGGAAGATCATAAAAAAGCTATAAAACTTGTTTTAGATGCTCTTTTAAATGATGAATATGGTGTTATAAAAAATATTGATGAAATATCAGCAGTGGGACATAGAATAGTTCATGGTGGAGAAAAATATTCTAGTTCTGCTTTAATAGATGATGATGTTATGAAGTCAATAGAAGAGTGTGTTAGTTTAGCTCCACTTCATAATCCAGCTCATATTATAGGAATAAATGCATGCAGAGAATTAATGCCAAAGGCTCCAATGGTTGCAGTATTCGATACAGCTTTCCATCAAACTATGCCTGATTATGCTTATATGTATGCTATTCCAAATGAATATTATAAAAAATATAAGATAAGAAAATACGGTTTCCACGGAACTTCACATAAATATGTTTCAAGAACAGCTGCAGAATTTGTAGGTAGAAATGTAGAAGATTTAAAAATGGTAGTATGCCATATGGGTAATGGAGCAAGTATAACAGCTGTACAAAATGGTGAATCTGTAGATACTAGTATGGGCTTCACACCTCTTGGAGGTCTTGTTATGGGAACTAGAAGTGGTGACATGGATCCAGCAGTAGTAACATTCCTTATGGAAAAGTTAAATATAAGTGCTTCTGAAGTAAACACTATATTAAATAAAAAATCAGGTATTGAAGGCTTAAGTGAAATAAGCAGTGATATGCGTGATATCAAAAAAGGTAATTATGTAGATAAAGATCCTAAAGCCATTTTAGCTTATAGTGTATTTAACTATAAAGTAAAACAATTTATAGGTTCATATACAGCAATAATGAATGGATTAGATTGTCTTGTATTTACAGGCGGAATAGGTGAAAATTCCTTTGAAAATAGAAGAGAAATCTGCAAGAACATGGAGTATCTTGGCATAAAAATTGATGATGCTAAAAATGATGCAACTATGGGAGTACCAATGGATATAAGTGCAGAAAGTTCGAAGGTTAGAGTCCTTGTAATTCCTACTAACGAAGAACTTATGATTGCAAGAGACACAAAGGACATAGTAAGCAAGTTAAAATAAAACTTGACATTTATTTTGCATGCTTATATAATAAGTTATGGCTGCGTTAATGATTTAACATTAAACAGTTTATTTTGTAAATTTTAATAATAACTTATTGATTTAGGAGCTATAATAATATGTTAGATGTTTCTGATTTAATAACAAAAAAAGTCAGCAAAAAATTTGTCGATATGAAACTTGAATTGACGAATTTTAAATTTGACTCTGAGGAATATAAAATCTTGGAGCCATTAACCCTAAAAGGTCAATTGTTGATGGATGGCAGTATTGTGACATTAAGTGCTGAAGTTAAAGGTACTGTTGAACTTACATGTTCGCGCTGTCTTAAAAAGTTTCCATATAATATAAATTTGGAGATAGAGGAAAAATTCACCGACAATCCAGAAAATAAAGATGATGAAGTCATCTTTATAAATAACTATGAAGTAGATGTAAATGAAATTGTTGAAAACAATATTATACTATCTCTACCTATGAAAAAATTATGTAGAGAGGATTGCAAAGGGTTGTGCCCTATGTGTGGCACGGATTTAAATATATCTAAGTGTAATTGTCATGAGGAAAATATTGACCCAAGATTTGCAAAGCTTAAGGATTTGTTTTCGAATCATTAAGGAGGTGTATACACATGGGAAATCCAGCTAGAAAATTTTCAAAAGCTAGAAGAGATTCAAGAAGAGCTCAAACTTTTAAATTAAGTTTACCTGGAATGGTTGAATGTCCAAATTGTCATGAAATGAAACTTGCACATAGAGTTTGCAAGAAATGCGGTTACTATAAAGGTAAGGAAATAGTTGCTGTAGAAAAATAATTAAAAGAAAGTCTCGTGGCTTTCTTTTTTTTAAGTCTGTAAAACATGTTGGTGAGGTGTGAATTATGATAATATCTATTGATGGAATGGGTGGAGATAATGCTCCTGAAGCTGTAGTTAAAGGATGTGTAGATGCCATAAATGAAAATAGTAATTTGCACATTATAATTACTGGTCCCAGTGATAAAATTAATGCTGAACTAAAAAAATATACTTTTAATAAAGAAAGTATAGAATTAGTTGATGCTAAAGATGTTATAACAAATAATGAGCATCCAGTTATGGCAATAAGAAGGAAAAAAGAATCTTCTCTTTATAAAGCTTTAAACCTTGTAAAAGAGGGGAAGGCTGAAGCTGTCATTTCTGCTGGAAGTACAGGCGCTCTAATGGCAGGTGCTACATTAATGGTAGGAAGAATACAAGGTATCGATAGAGTGGCACTGTCACCTATAATGCCTGGAAAAAATGCGCCTTTTATGGTAACAGATGCAGGAGCTAATGTTGATTGTAAGCCACAGTATCTTCTCCAATTTGCACTTATGGGCAAAATATACTTTGAAAGTGTATTAAACGTCAAAAATCCAACTATAGGACTTGTTAATATAGGTGCAGAAGAAGAGAAGGGAAATGAACTAACAAAAAGTGCCCATAAGCTTTTAAAGGAATCTGGATTCAATTTTGTTGGCAATGTAGAACCGAGAGATGTGTCAAGTGGTGACACTGATATATTAGTGTGTGATGGATTTGTGGGCAATACACTTTTAAAGATGTATGAGGGTGTAGCTTCCAATCTTTTTAAAATGCTTAAGAGTGAGCTTATGTCATCTACAAGATCAAAACTTGGAGCACTGATGTTGAAACCTACGTTAAAAAGTTTTGCAAAAAAATTTGATTACAGTGAATACGGAGGTTCACCTTTTTTGGGTTCAAAAGGTATAGTCATAAAGGCACATGGAAGTTCCAATTCTAAGGCTTTTAAAAATGCAATAAAGCAAGCCGCAATTTGTAGTGAAAATAA
The Clostridium felsineum DSM 794 DNA segment above includes these coding regions:
- a CDS encoding nucleotidyltransferase, translated to MNITGIIAEYNPMHSGHIHHLTKTREICNSDVVVCVMSGNFVQRGEPAIIDKWSRAKSALQSGVDLIIELPCIYAVSSAEFFAFGAVSLLNSLGCISNICFGSESGEIEDINLISKILNDEPNEYKTFLKTYLDKGLSFPLARTNALREYLSLSGKETKHNVLSSANNILGVEYCKSLIKLKSNIVPYTIQRLGNDYNDLELKAVSSASAIRNSLKSKENIEFIKDTLPEKSFEMIIENIDNLTYVDYIFDYIKYKALTSKDSFRHLPDVSEGIENKIYNSMLNSYDMGSLMRLIKNKRYTYSRISRILTQYFIGFDCYNTEVLRKSPPKYARILGFNDKGRDILKLLKKTSSIPLVTKVNNYDFEELSLDIKATKAYSLINKKVGPLDDYYKKIIIV
- the pta gene encoding phosphate acetyltransferase produces the protein MDLMESIWECAKGDKKRIVLAEGEEKRNLIAADKIIKEGLAEIVLVGNEENIKANASALNLDISKAEIMDPEKSNKTEKYARDFYELRKHKGMTIEKAEKMVRDPLYFATMALKNDYVDGMVSGAVHTTGDLLRPGLQIIKTAPGVKIVSGFFVMIIPDCDYGEEGLLLFADCAVNPNPSSDELADIAITTAETARKLCKLEPKVAMLSFSTMGSAKGEMVDKVRNAVETTKKFRPDLAIDGELQLDAAIEKEVAALKAPSSNVAGKANVLVFPDLQTGNIGYKLVQRFAKAKAIGPICQGFAKPINDLSRGCSADDIVNVVAVTVVQAQRGI
- a CDS encoding acetate kinase gives rise to the protein MKNLVINCGSSSIKYQFIDMADESVLAKGLVERIGIKGSVITHKVNGKKYVTETPMEDHKKAIKLVLDALLNDEYGVIKNIDEISAVGHRIVHGGEKYSSSALIDDDVMKSIEECVSLAPLHNPAHIIGINACRELMPKAPMVAVFDTAFHQTMPDYAYMYAIPNEYYKKYKIRKYGFHGTSHKYVSRTAAEFVGRNVEDLKMVVCHMGNGASITAVQNGESVDTSMGFTPLGGLVMGTRSGDMDPAVVTFLMEKLNISASEVNTILNKKSGIEGLSEISSDMRDIKKGNYVDKDPKAILAYSVFNYKVKQFIGSYTAIMNGLDCLVFTGGIGENSFENRREICKNMEYLGIKIDDAKNDATMGVPMDISAESSKVRVLVIPTNEELMIARDTKDIVSKLK
- a CDS encoding YceD family protein codes for the protein MLDVSDLITKKVSKKFVDMKLELTNFKFDSEEYKILEPLTLKGQLLMDGSIVTLSAEVKGTVELTCSRCLKKFPYNINLEIEEKFTDNPENKDDEVIFINNYEVDVNEIVENNIILSLPMKKLCREDCKGLCPMCGTDLNISKCNCHEENIDPRFAKLKDLFSNH
- the rpmF gene encoding 50S ribosomal protein L32 — translated: MGNPARKFSKARRDSRRAQTFKLSLPGMVECPNCHEMKLAHRVCKKCGYYKGKEIVAVEK
- the plsX gene encoding phosphate acyltransferase PlsX, with protein sequence MIISIDGMGGDNAPEAVVKGCVDAINENSNLHIIITGPSDKINAELKKYTFNKESIELVDAKDVITNNEHPVMAIRRKKESSLYKALNLVKEGKAEAVISAGSTGALMAGATLMVGRIQGIDRVALSPIMPGKNAPFMVTDAGANVDCKPQYLLQFALMGKIYFESVLNVKNPTIGLVNIGAEEEKGNELTKSAHKLLKESGFNFVGNVEPRDVSSGDTDILVCDGFVGNTLLKMYEGVASNLFKMLKSELMSSTRSKLGALMLKPTLKSFAKKFDYSEYGGSPFLGSKGIVIKAHGSSNSKAFKNAIKQAAICSENKIIDKISSQLKEIN